The DNA segment TAAAAGTAAGGGAAAACTTTGAGCATTAAATGCTATTTGCCTTGCTTTCAGCCTCAACTCCTGATTTCAGTTGATGTAATACAGCAAGTAACATAAGCAAGGTTTAGTTCCAAATTCATGGCAGGTATCATCCAGTGAAGTGATTTACTGGAGTAGTCTTCCAAAAGAAGTGCTGGAGCTCTTTTGATTGAAGTATATAGGTTGTAAGAGCAGAACAGATAGACAAGATGGAAGAAGTGCTGTATATGGCTGGACTAAATGTCTAATTTCTATGGTATTCTTTTTCTACTCGCTACCTCAGTACTGAGTTAAGTTCCTTTTATTCAGTACCTAAGAAACCAGTGAAGTATGCTGGTGTGCATTTCCTGCCTGTAGAAATGGCCCTGATCCTAGTTTGCAACTCTGTTTTGGCCTTTAGTATTGAAGAAGGTAAAGCATCGACTGGTAGAGAACATGAGCTCAGGGACAGCGGATGCCCTGGGGTTAAGCCGAGCCATACTTTGCAACGGTAAGTATTGTCCAGGAGGACGTTTTTCTTAAGGGAACACTTACCCTCTTGTCCTtatcagctttttatttttacttgcatGTTTTGTGTTATTCCTTCACAATTCTTTCCTCCTGCTATGCCTCACTGTCGTGATTGCCTCTGCTCTTCTTGAGTGATACATCCTGCCATGGGGCCATGTAAATATCAGCTAAGGTCAAATTAATTTGAAGTGGTGACCTGGTTAGTGAATGCCACTAGGCGATGACCCCACACTTTAAAGGTGAGGGAGACTTGAACCAAAGATATGAAACTAGTGTTTTTCTTGTTGGTCAGTTCTTAACCATGTCCTGGGTTTGACTGCTGTAGTTCTGCATTCTGATTCTTGTTTCAATTTAGACGGACTGGTGAAGAGATTGGAGGAGTTGGAGAGGACTGCAGAGTTATACAAAGGTAAACTATGCCTTGCCTCAGACACCAGGTGGGAGGGAAGGATGCTTCTGTTAAGTTGTAGTCAAATGACGTAAATGTTTTTTCTGGCTTCCATCACAGGCTTGACAGAACACACCAAGAGTCTTCTCAGAGCTTTCTTTGAGCTGTCACAGACACATAGAGGTAAAGAGTCTGAGCGAGGGGAACAGAAATCTTTGGCCTCCAGTTTCAGGAGTTTTAGTCAGTACATAGATGTGCGATTCCCTCACCCAAAGAAAACTAAGTGTTGCAGAAATTAGTTGGGAAAGGCTTCCTGCCTGGCATTAGCAGTCATGGTGCTAACAGAGGCTCTGTCTTTCACATGAGACGTTGAAGAAATGCCCTGCCAATCTTTAATCTTTAGGGACTAGGTAGCATCATCGCCCAGTTAATTGCAGGGTTATGGGGAATAGTTGTAATATTTGAGGCAAGATTCTTCTGCAGGGTCAACCTCTTCTTTCATCTGTTTGTACTTATTGCCCTCATCCAGCATTTGGAGACGTTTTCTCTGTCATTGGTGTACGGGAGCCGCAACCAGCTGCCAGCGAAGCCTTTGTGAAATTTGCTGATGCCCATCGCAACATTGAGAAGTTTGGGATTCACCTTCTGAAAACAATTAAGCCGGTAAAGAATTTAACCATAGGAGTAAAGGGTCTGGGGAAGAGGGGAATCTAGAAAGAGAGAAGCATGTCTTTGAAGGTGTGGTCTTAGAGATCATTCATTGTGGAAAGAACTGTCTCTGTCTGCTTTCCTTCAGGGAACTCTCTTCATAAAGAACCTAAGAGGTAAAGTAGTGAGTATATGCCTGGCATATGAGTatattcctctcctttttttttggcgGAAGAGGGGGTAGTTTGATCACTGTGTTCCCTAGAGTCTTTTCCCTCATATCAGTACCCATAATTAAAAGATACCACTAAATTTAAAGAATTTAGATAAGCAGCCCAGGAACAATTCAAGGATTCTCCAAGGGATCTGTCTGCTTAGTTTAGTAAAGAAAGGATTAAATGTAGATTTGAGCACCACTTTCAGTGTCACGCTGGATGGACAGTGTTGGATCGTGGGCCTTTAAACCGGGgaaagcagcttccagaactaattgaaaatgaaaagattatttGAAAGAAGACAAATTCAGACTAGAAGCGAGGCATGCATTCCCAAGAGTGGAACCACTTGCCAGTGACTGTAATTGATGCTCTAAGCATGGCAATTCTGAGTCAAGAtcactcattttctttcagatacgCTCTAGTTAAAAAGACTTAACTCGGGGCAGTCTCATGACCTGTGCTGCTTAGGAGGTTGCACTTGATGAATTGTAGTCatgctttttggttttacatTCAGCAACTGGATATTTGCCTTGCAGATGCTTACTGACTTGAATACGTACCTGAATAAGGCCATTCCTGACACAAGGCTGACTATCAAAAAGTACCTGGATGTCAAGTTTGAATATTTGGTGAGctgctctttgttttgcttttttggttttttttttttccttagtgcTGGTTAAAATTAAGCTTACTGGAATCATAGCCTGAGGGTCACAAATAGCCTAGAAACTCACATGTCCGTCCTTCCATAATCCATGCaacaatgcctttttttttgcaattctttGTCTATTGCTGGTTAGTCAGATTCAGACACCTGTTTCTGACCCAATAGTTCTCACTGGTAAGTGAGATCTCACAGAGCCCAGGTGACTTATTTTCTACGTGATGTAATTGATTTCGTTACTTATTTGTAAAGAGTTCCTATGCAACTTGTGCTCTTGAACCCCTTTAAAGAGCTCATCAGCCTCAGCATCCTTAATTTTCAAGTAGTTGTGGATAGCCAGATTAAACCACTAtcaaattatgtttattttctctgagaCCATGCTTTCCCTCCACTTTTTCCATTCCAAGCACGCATTGTTTTCTGCACCCATTGTTTTCTACACCCAAAAAAATAGGGTTGAGTTGTTAAGTGCACCTGTTCTATAGCATAGGAATCTATTTCCTTTTACTAGTTGAGAGAATTATTCGGAGCTGCAGCTCTATGGCAAGTGACTATGGCAGCATCTCTTTCCACGTCAATCCTTCCCACaattcatctctttttttttcctttctctttatttattgcCTCTTCATACTTTTCTggtactgtttttttcccagactgTAGATGaactcaggatttttttaacttaggTTGTACTTATCTAAAGTATTTGCTCctgtaatacaaataataagtgccttctctctccctcaccACCtgctctccccatctttctccgagtagattttcttttcagctgggGTGTTTAATGTACTCTGATCCCACCGatttcctcagtttccctaGCTGCAGCTGTGGGTGATGGTGAAATTGCTTCTTattcttaatatttctttcatgttttgcttttttttttttttaattttaaattctgcGAAGTCTTACTGCCTGAAAGTCAAGGAGATGGATGATGAAGAGTACAGCTGCATTGTGAGTACCGGTACTGCAGCAATGACAATTACTTACTCTGGTTTTTCAGCTTCCCTGTGCATGCTGCCTTTATAATTGCAAAAGTGCTTCTGTGGCTGTGTGCGCACAAACCAGTGAATGTAGTGAAAGCATCCTAAGAATTCCACGTGTTTGTTCTTAGCATATTAGAAACCAGAGATGCTTAAATGCTACCTGGGAAACACTGCCGATAACTGTCATGGATCACTAGCGCTGGGGAACAGTAGAGACCAGACATCTCCTCTGCGGCTTGTATGCTCAGGGGTTGCCTGTCTCACTGTTTAAGTAATATTGGCTTGTGTAAGGAGGATTAAGGTGTTATCTTCACAGATTCCATTTGTGTGTAGCGTACAGCTTATCATTAATTCTGGACTTGTTTCTGAGAAATGGAGGTTTAGCTTCCTCGCAGCAGAGTGCATGTGAAACCTGTGTTTGTCATTGAAGAAAGTTTATTGAAGGATCTCTCTTAACAAATAGGATTTTTAGAGTTCAGAGTTTTATGACTGCAATCCTTAACAGCTCTGTTTGAGAGAGCTAAAGGTGTCCCCTACGTGCATAGTTTCCGTGCTTGAAAGTAAGATCTTGTTTTATCCTAGGTATTGATCTTGGAGCAGGGATTTGAATTTTTGGAATGCCCAATTCCCAGTGCCAGGAAGGAATAAAACTTTCCTAACAAAACATGTAATTATATCTTCCCTGTTAAGTGGGAAGGAAAGCATCCCAATCTTCCCCAGCAGATGAGTATCTTTGGGTTTTGGTGCATCCAGTGGGCATTACCAAGCCATAGTCTGTAAtgcagatttttgtttgttatgtTTCAGGTGCACAAGAAGGACGCTGTTTTGCTGACAGATCTAACCCCTTTCTCTCAAAACCATTTTGCAGTACAATGTATAGGTCCCTCCCTACTGGTTTCCAGCATTGTGTCTGGATGGTTGTAGATACCACAGAGTTCCCTGTGTATAATGTGTTACACAATCCACATAGGGCAAAGCTTGCAGAGAAGGGCAGAATTTGTTACAATGTGATTGATATAAATTAATATCAGACCCTAGACTTGTTTGTTCATAGTGCATCTCTTAATAGTTCAGATAAGAAGGCATTCCACTTCTCCACTCTGCGTGGCAAGGTGCCTGTCCTGTCTCTGCTCAATAGTGATGCTTTTCTTCACCATGGTTGGTGTGTATTTGGCCTTCAAAATGGCCCCATTGACTGGCTGTTCGTCGACGTGGCTCAGCATTCCTCATATTTCCTGCTTCCTGACTGCAGTTCTAGTGAGCTTGAGAGGGCTGTAATAACCCAAGGTCGTTGTGAGTCCGCATCGGTAGGCAAACTGCATACAAGCACTGTTGTGGGAGGCTCCAACGTGGCACTGTGTTTTTGGCAGGCTCTGGGTGAACCCCTTTACCGGGTCAGCACTGGGAACTACGAATACCGCCTTATCCTACGTTGCCGGCAGGAGGCTCGCACGCGCTTTGCCAAGATGAGGAAGGATGTGCTAGAGAAAATAGAGCTCCTGGACCAGAAACACGGTGAGTACCGTCCAGGACCTGGAGGGGTCATGGCTTCAGCCATCATGCTCCTCCTTCACCTCAACTCAGAAGTCTTTGCTGAAGAGCACTTCTGTGGCTGTGCCTGAGACATCCACCCTCAGAGGGCCAAAACAGATTAATGCATAGGAGACTGTAACTGATACTGGCAAGGGAGGCTTGATCACAGCCTTCATGCTCTGCTTGTGAAGGGGGTTTTCACTTGATTTATTCCCAGCTTGTCTCCCCTACAGTGCAAGACATCGTGTTCCAGCTCCAGCGTTTTGTCTCCACAATGTCCAAGTATTATGACGATTGCTATGCTGTACTCCGAGATGCAGATGTCTTTCCCATTGAGGTGGACCTTGCCCGCACTACTCTGAACTATGGGCAGAAGGATGCATACACGGatggggcagaggaagaagaaggaggaagcgAGAGAGAGGGTAGCGGGAAGGAGGATGCAAATGGTGAAAAGCTTATTGATGATGCATGAATGCGCCAGGATGGCCAGAGGAAAGACTTTGCAGACTgttataaaaacatatttcatctGGCGATTCATCCTCTGTGACTTTATGTGTATGTCCAGCCTGGGattcctcttctgctttgggTGGTGGTAGCTGGTTGGATTGGGACcagcctctgctttcctctcttcttcccttccttgttTGCctggatatttatttttttctctagagaCTTCTGCTGCG comes from the Cuculus canorus isolate bCucCan1 chromosome 1, bCucCan1.pri, whole genome shotgun sequence genome and includes:
- the PICK1 gene encoding PRKCA-binding protein, encoding MFADLDYDLEEDKLGIPTVPGTVTLKKDSQNLIGISIGGGAQYCPCLYIVQVFDNTPAALDGTVAAGDEITGVNGKSVKGKTKVEVAKMIQRVKGEVTIHYNKLQADPKQGKSLDIVLKKVKHRLVENMSSGTADALGLSRAILCNDGLVKRLEELERTAELYKGLTEHTKSLLRAFFELSQTHRAFGDVFSVIGVREPQPAASEAFVKFADAHRNIEKFGIHLLKTIKPMLTDLNTYLNKAIPDTRLTIKKYLDVKFEYLSYCLKVKEMDDEEYSCIALGEPLYRVSTGNYEYRLILRCRQEARTRFAKMRKDVLEKIELLDQKHVQDIVFQLQRFVSTMSKYYDDCYAVLRDADVFPIEVDLARTTLNYGQKDAYTDGAEEEEGGSEREGSGKEDANGEKLIDDA